The bacterium region GATTCCTCATTACACCAACTATCGCCGGGGCATTGCCTCGAGCTGCTCAAGGCCGGGGCCGCACCAACTCTCAGCGCCGTGCTCCCACTGACCGAACTAGAACGGCGATTCCAGGACGGAGTCAAAGGTCACGGACTGATCGACGCGACACTACTGACCAGCGACCAAGCCTTACAGGCGAGGATCGCAGCCCAACCCGGCCTCGCATGGCAGGTCTTCAAAGTGCAACAACGGCGCAAAAGCATAGAACGCCGCCGGCGACCGAGTTCCGGTCTTGGGCTGGATCTGTGACAATCGCTGGCGCTGCCGGTGAGCTCGCAGCCGGAGATCGCCGTGGGTGGTACCGACGCCAGGTCCCGCTCGCGGCACCGTAAGAGACAAGAAGCGGCCACTACGGGGAATGTCCGGCCACAGGGGAACTTCAGAGGTCTGGTAGTCTGGTCGTTGGGCAGCTAGCTTGGCATCCCCGCTCTACTGTGGTTCGGTTTGTGGGACTGAGAGGCTAGAATAGCGGCTGTGCTGGGCTTTTACCCGGTCTCCAAAACCGGAGGTTGGGGGTTCGAGTCCCTCCGCCCCTGCTCGACTCGTTCACTGCGGCTCCGGTCGCAGTACCCACAAGAAAAGGCAGCAGAAAAATGAACCGCGAGATGCGTCGCATGGCCGAGCGGGAAGAGCGGCGCAACAAACAACAGGGTGACCGGCGCCGCTCGCCGATCGCGGGTGCGCCGGGCGGCGACGGGTCGGTGGCCGGCCGCTGGGGCCGGCTGGTCCAGTTCCTCCGCGAGGTGCGGGTGGAGTTGAGCCGTGTCAACTGGCCCAACCGCCGGCAGATGATCGCGTTCACAACGGTGACCGTCATCACGACCGGCGTCCTGACGGGTTACGTATTCCTGGTCGACCTGGCCCTCAGCCGGTCGGTGCTGGCCGGGATCAGAGCGCTGACAGGTTGAAGATGGCGGAACGGACGGCAGAGCAGCAGGACGGAGCTCCCGCCGAGCAGGGGGATCGTAAGGATCCCTCGCTCGGATCCCTGGGAGCGGCATTCCTGAGTGCGGGCTTCCTGGCAGATGGATCCCGTGACGAGAACGAGCCGGAGCCCGTCGAGGAAGCCGCCGGCCCGGAGGTGGAAGCCACGGAGACCAGCGCCGAGCCAGAGCGGGAGAAGCCGGTCGCTAAGACTCCGGCGGCCGGAGCCAAGGCCGCCGTTACCCAGGAGCTGGTTCCCGAGTTCGTGGAGGAGGATCCGATCAGCCCCTACGACAAGCGGGGGTCCTGGTACGTGATCCATGCCTATTCGGGTCACGAGAAGAAGGTACGCGCCAACCTCGACACCCTCAAGACCTCCCAGCACCTGGAGGGGAGCATCTTCGAGGTGGTCATCCCCACCGAGAAGGTGGTCGAGATCAAAGGGGGCCGCAAGGTGGAGGTGGAGCGGCGCATGTTCCCCGGCTACCTCTTGATCAGGATGTACGACGACACCCATACCTTCAACGTGGTGCGGAACACCCCCGGAGTCACCTCGTTCGTGGGTAGCGGGATGGGAGGTGGATTCCAGCCCACCCCGCTGTCGCGCCGCGAGGTGGAGCGTTTCCTGGGTCTCAAGAGAGAGGCGGCCAAGAAGGCCCCGAGGTTCCGCCCGGCGTGGGAGATCGGAGAGACGGTGCGCGTGTCCAAGGGACCCTTCGCCGACTTCAACGGGGTGGTGGAGAACATCAACGTCGACCAGCAGAAGGTCACCGTGCTGGTCGAGATATTCGGCCGGGACACGCCGATGGAACTGGGTTTCGAAGACATCCAGAAGCAGTAGCGAACGCCAGGACTATCCGGACCGAGACCGGACCGCCAAGACGAGAGACACGAAGGACAGACCGACCATGGGCAGAAAAAGGGTTGCAGCCATCCTGAAGGTTCAGATCCCGGCCGGCGAGGCGAGCCCGGCGCCGCCCGTCGGGCCGGCTCTGGGCCAGTACGGCATCAACATCATGGAGTTCGTCAAGTCCTACAACGATGCCACCCGGGCCCAGGTGGGCACCATCGTTCCGGCCGAGATAACCATCTATACGGATCGGTCGTTCAGCTTCGTCACCAAGTCACCTCCCACGGCGGTCTTGCTCCGGCAGGCGGCTCGGGTGGAGAAGGGGTCGCCGGAGCCGCACCGGGAGAAGGTTGCCACCGTGTCCAGCGATCAGATCAGGCGGATCGCCGAGACCAAGCTTCCCGACCTGAACACCAACGACATCGCGGCGGCCATGAAGATCGTGGCCGGCACCGCCCGGTCGATGGGGATCATCGTCGCCGACTGACCACTATGACAACCGAATACCGATGGGAGAGCCACCGCGAGGGTGGCTCGCTTGTGGTCCGTCTGTGTAATGGCGGTGTGGTATGGCGAGGCAGCGGTGTTCCTCGCAAGGCCCGCTGACGAAGGCGTACCCGCAGCGGTACGTTGAGGAAGCGGAACGCAGCGACGGGGCGCCGATGGCCGCCAGAGCACACGGTTGTTTCACAGACAGACCACTAGACCACAAGGAGGAACGCTATGGCTCGCAGGGGCAAGCGCTACGACCGGCTCGCCGCCGCATTCGACAAGTACCACCATTACGAGCCGCTCGAGGCGGTGCGCATGGTGAAGGCTTCCGCCGCCGCCAGATTCGACGAGACCATCGAGACGGTGATGAAGCTGGGGATCGACCCGCGCCGGGCCGACCAGTTGGTCCGGGGCACCGTGGTGCTCCCCCATGGAACCGGCAAGGCGATCCGCATCTGCGTGTTCGCGGTCGGTGACCTGGCAACCGAGGCCGAGGAGGCGGGCGCCGAGGTGGTCGGTGGCGACGAGCTGATCGCGTCGATCGCTTCGGGCGGGGATGTCGGCTTCGACGTCGCGATCGCCTCACCGGACATGATGCCGAAGGTGGGTCGCCTCGGAAGGATCTTGGGACCGCGGGGTCTGATGCCCAATCCGAAGGCCGGGACCATCACCCGAGACCTGGCCAGGACGGTCGGGGAGTTCAAGGCCGGCAAGATCGAGTACCGCAACGATCGCTACGGGAACGTGGCTGCTCCCATCGGCAAGGCTTCTTTCGACGAGACACGCCTCCACGAGAACCTGATCTCCCTGGTGTCCGAGGTGCTGCGCGTGAAGCCGGCCGCTTCGAAGGGCACTTATCTCAAGGGGTTGTCGATAGCCTCGACCATGGGTCCCGGAATCAGGGTGGACGTGACGAAGGTGGACCGCCTGTCCGGCGTGGCTTCCTAGCCGGTAGCCAGCAGTCTTCTCGTCCCACTGACGAGCGGCAACCGGCAACGGGCGGTGACCCCTGCCTGGCGCAGGGTGGGCGCGGCCGCTACACTGCCCGCGGTTTCCCGGTTCCGTACCGGGAATGTTTGGCCGTAGACAGCCGGTACCCGTTACGGGTGTAAAGCAATCCGGGAGGATTCGCCTGCCGAGGTCGGATCGAGGCATCCGCCCGATCCCCTCCCTGCTGTCCCTGTACGCCGTTCCGGCGCGTGCGGCCTACGCCAGCAAAGTCGCGGGACGGCCCGCGACCCGCAATCCAGCGGAGGAACTCATGCCACGACCCGACAAGGTCCGGGCTGTTGAAGACATCAAGGGTTACTTCTCGGCCTCGTCCTCATCGTTCCTGACCGAGTACCGCAGCCTGCCGGTGGCGGCCCAGCAGGAACTTCGCCGGAGCCTCAGGGAAGCCGGGGCGAGATACCGGGTCCTGAAGATGACGCTCACCAAGCGAGCTCTCCACGATCTCGGCCACGTTGACATGGACGAGTGGCTTACGGGGCCGACCGCCGTGGCCTTCGTCGAGGACGATCCGGTCCCGGCCGCCAAGGCGCTGGTCGCCTTCAGCCGGGACCACGAGGGTCTGGTCATCAAGGCCGGCATGCTCGACGGTCGGGCCATCGGCGCCGATCAGGTGGCGCGCCTCGCCACCCTCGACAGCCGGGATGTGCTGCTCGCCACGGTCGCAGGGGCTTTCAACGCGCCCCTGACCAGAGCCGCCTCGCTGATGGGCTCCTTTACGAGGAGCGCAGCCTCGATGTTCTCGCAGTTGCTCGAAAAGAAGGAAGAGGGATAAGGCCGGGTCCAGACGCGGCCACCGGTGCCCGCACCGGCCGAACGAACGGAAATCTAGGAGGATGGCAATGGCCAGCATGACTACTGAAGAACTGTTGGGTGTGTTCGAGGGGATGACGGTCCTCGAGCTCAAGGAGTTTC contains the following coding sequences:
- the secE gene encoding preprotein translocase subunit SecE, whose translation is MNREMRRMAEREERRNKQQGDRRRSPIAGAPGGDGSVAGRWGRLVQFLREVRVELSRVNWPNRRQMIAFTTVTVITTGVLTGYVFLVDLALSRSVLAGIRALTG
- the nusG gene encoding transcription termination/antitermination protein NusG; translated protein: MAERTAEQQDGAPAEQGDRKDPSLGSLGAAFLSAGFLADGSRDENEPEPVEEAAGPEVEATETSAEPEREKPVAKTPAAGAKAAVTQELVPEFVEEDPISPYDKRGSWYVIHAYSGHEKKVRANLDTLKTSQHLEGSIFEVVIPTEKVVEIKGGRKVEVERRMFPGYLLIRMYDDTHTFNVVRNTPGVTSFVGSGMGGGFQPTPLSRREVERFLGLKREAAKKAPRFRPAWEIGETVRVSKGPFADFNGVVENINVDQQKVTVLVEIFGRDTPMELGFEDIQKQ
- the rplK gene encoding 50S ribosomal protein L11, whose amino-acid sequence is MGRKRVAAILKVQIPAGEASPAPPVGPALGQYGINIMEFVKSYNDATRAQVGTIVPAEITIYTDRSFSFVTKSPPTAVLLRQAARVEKGSPEPHREKVATVSSDQIRRIAETKLPDLNTNDIAAAMKIVAGTARSMGIIVAD
- the rplA gene encoding 50S ribosomal protein L1, which codes for MARRGKRYDRLAAAFDKYHHYEPLEAVRMVKASAAARFDETIETVMKLGIDPRRADQLVRGTVVLPHGTGKAIRICVFAVGDLATEAEEAGAEVVGGDELIASIASGGDVGFDVAIASPDMMPKVGRLGRILGPRGLMPNPKAGTITRDLARTVGEFKAGKIEYRNDRYGNVAAPIGKASFDETRLHENLISLVSEVLRVKPAASKGTYLKGLSIASTMGPGIRVDVTKVDRLSGVAS
- the rplJ gene encoding 50S ribosomal protein L10, with amino-acid sequence MPRPDKVRAVEDIKGYFSASSSSFLTEYRSLPVAAQQELRRSLREAGARYRVLKMTLTKRALHDLGHVDMDEWLTGPTAVAFVEDDPVPAAKALVAFSRDHEGLVIKAGMLDGRAIGADQVARLATLDSRDVLLATVAGAFNAPLTRAASLMGSFTRSAASMFSQLLEKKEEG